From Erwinia sp. HDF1-3R, one genomic window encodes:
- a CDS encoding LysR family transcriptional regulator: MQSTEIRYFLAVASCGSLSAASQQLFVAVSAISRQIQRLEADIGTPLFDRHARGMVLNDAGKIFENHVRRSLLDMEHALAEIKGLKAVRRTALRLACTEGMAWDLLPTLCSRFRQQNPAVSFTLTVGSAGQVAETLRQGECDIAFQFSLHPEKGVDVVASYPAPVLMVMQASHPLAGRPFRLTDLSAFPVALPDRGSTVRQLFDLSCQMSGTFIEPVMVCGNFGTLYSFMQQNPLAVTICSPFTVLFQARKQGLILRSLGIDQLTQRTLQVQTVVGRQRSAALQLFLAFVSQQLLEESQSLRREYGY, encoded by the coding sequence ATGCAGAGCACTGAAATTCGTTATTTTCTGGCGGTCGCCAGCTGTGGTTCGCTCAGTGCCGCCAGCCAGCAGCTGTTTGTTGCGGTTTCGGCTATCAGCCGACAGATCCAGCGGCTGGAAGCCGATATCGGCACGCCGCTTTTTGACAGGCATGCCAGAGGCATGGTGTTGAACGATGCGGGGAAAATCTTTGAAAACCACGTCCGGCGAAGCCTGCTGGATATGGAACATGCACTGGCGGAAATAAAGGGGTTAAAAGCGGTACGCCGCACCGCGCTGCGGCTGGCCTGTACCGAGGGGATGGCATGGGATCTGCTGCCGACGCTCTGCTCACGCTTTCGCCAGCAGAATCCGGCGGTCAGCTTTACCCTCACGGTTGGATCGGCTGGTCAGGTGGCTGAGACGCTCCGTCAGGGGGAATGTGACATCGCTTTTCAGTTCAGCCTGCATCCCGAAAAAGGGGTGGATGTGGTGGCCTCTTATCCTGCGCCGGTGCTGATGGTGATGCAGGCATCTCACCCTCTCGCCGGGCGTCCTTTCCGACTGACGGACCTCTCTGCCTTTCCCGTCGCCCTGCCGGATCGGGGTTCAACGGTGCGGCAGCTGTTCGACCTCAGCTGCCAGATGAGCGGAACCTTTATTGAACCGGTCATGGTGTGCGGTAACTTTGGTACGCTGTACAGCTTTATGCAGCAAAACCCGCTGGCGGTGACCATTTGCAGCCCCTTCACCGTGCTCTTTCAGGCGCGTAAACAGGGCCTGATCCTGCGCTCGCTGGGTATCGATCAGCTTACCCAGCGTACCCTACAGGTTCAGACGGTGGTGGGCCGCCAGCGGTCGGCGGCGCTTCAGCTGTTTCTGGCTTTCGTCAGCCAGCAGCTACTGGAGGAGAGCCAGAGTCTGCGTCGCGAGTACGGTTACTGA
- a CDS encoding ABC transporter substrate-binding protein, which translates to MKKSVLRAAVAALALAAASGAAAKTLVYCSEGSPENFNPQLYTSGTSVDASAVPIYNRLVDFKPGTTELIPSLAERWDISPDGRIYTFHLRKGVKFQSNKAFRPSRDFNADDVIFSFMRQKDPQNPYHNVSNGVYSNFESLELGSLIQSIEKVDDNTVRFTLAHAESPFLADLAWYFASMLSAEYADAMLKAGTPEKVDSDPIGTGPFELVQYQKDSRILFRAFPDYWQGRAKLDRLIFSITPDASVRFARLEKNECQVMPFPNPADLKRIGENKDITLMQKAGLNTGFLAFNTRKPPLDNVKVRQALTMAIDKTAIIHAVFQGSGTVAKNLLPPGVWSADQDLKDYDYDPEKAKALLKEAGIAPGTAIDLWAMPVQRPYNPNARRMAEMIQADWAKIGIKANIVSFEWGEYLKRVKDGEHQAALMGWTTATGDPDNFFGPLFSCTSANGGSNSSKWCYKPFDTLISEARVEPDHNKRIALYRQAQQIMHDQAPAVMIAHSTIFEPVRKEVSGYQIDPFGKHIFYGVDIK; encoded by the coding sequence ATGAAAAAGTCGGTATTGAGAGCGGCCGTTGCTGCGCTGGCACTGGCCGCTGCCTCAGGCGCTGCGGCGAAAACGCTGGTCTATTGTTCAGAAGGGTCACCCGAAAACTTCAACCCCCAGCTCTACACCTCCGGCACCAGCGTGGATGCCAGCGCGGTGCCCATTTACAACCGACTGGTCGATTTTAAGCCGGGCACTACCGAGCTTATCCCCAGCCTGGCGGAGCGCTGGGACATCAGCCCGGATGGCAGGATCTACACCTTTCACCTGCGCAAAGGGGTGAAGTTTCAGAGCAACAAAGCGTTCAGGCCCTCACGCGACTTTAACGCCGACGATGTGATCTTCTCGTTTATGCGACAGAAAGATCCGCAAAACCCCTACCATAACGTCTCAAACGGCGTCTATTCCAACTTTGAAAGCCTGGAATTGGGTTCGCTGATCCAAAGTATTGAGAAAGTAGACGATAACACCGTGCGCTTTACGCTGGCACATGCTGAATCCCCCTTTCTTGCCGATCTGGCGTGGTACTTTGCCTCGATGCTCTCGGCAGAATACGCCGATGCGATGTTAAAGGCCGGCACGCCGGAGAAGGTGGATAGCGATCCGATCGGCACCGGACCTTTTGAGCTGGTGCAGTATCAGAAGGACTCACGCATTCTTTTCCGGGCGTTTCCTGACTACTGGCAGGGCAGAGCAAAACTGGATCGGCTGATCTTCTCCATTACGCCGGATGCGTCGGTACGCTTCGCACGACTGGAAAAAAATGAATGCCAGGTGATGCCGTTTCCTAATCCGGCAGATCTGAAACGCATCGGCGAAAACAAAGATATTACCCTGATGCAGAAGGCCGGGCTGAACACCGGGTTCCTGGCCTTTAACACCCGTAAACCGCCGCTGGACAATGTGAAGGTGCGTCAGGCGTTAACGATGGCGATAGATAAAACGGCGATTATTCACGCGGTGTTTCAGGGAAGCGGCACCGTAGCGAAAAACCTGCTGCCACCCGGCGTCTGGAGTGCTGACCAGGACCTTAAGGATTATGATTACGATCCCGAAAAGGCCAAAGCGCTGCTGAAAGAGGCTGGCATCGCGCCCGGCACGGCGATTGATCTGTGGGCGATGCCCGTTCAGCGACCTTATAATCCTAATGCCCGCCGGATGGCGGAGATGATTCAGGCAGACTGGGCGAAAATTGGCATCAAAGCCAATATCGTCAGCTTTGAATGGGGTGAGTACCTTAAACGGGTGAAGGATGGCGAGCATCAGGCCGCGCTGATGGGCTGGACGACGGCGACGGGCGATCCCGATAACTTCTTTGGCCCGCTGTTCAGCTGTACGTCGGCCAACGGCGGCTCTAACTCTTCAAAGTGGTGCTATAAGCCTTTCGATACGCTCATTAGCGAAGCCCGCGTGGAGCCCGATCATAACAAACGCATCGCGCTGTACCGTCAGGCCCAGCAGATTATGCACGATCAGGCCCCTGCGGTAATGATTGCTCATTCGACAATCTTTGAGCCGGTGCGCAAAGAGGTCAGCGGCTATCAGATTGACCCTTTCGGTAAGCATATCTTCTATGGTGTCGATATCAAATAA
- a CDS encoding aromatic amino acid transporter: MTDSAISSHRPSVWWGAMIICGTVVGAGMFTLPVVMAGAWFGWSVLVLLGSWASMLFSGLLFLKAARYYKPGEGYNTLTHDLLGRRWAAINAISILFVLGILTYAYISASGPVYQHSLNLAGLSVTQGEAKILLTCCVGAVVCLGTKEVSRLMTFCLLAKIVLLVILFGGLLMQVKLPVLLNSEGASAAYWPYVLAVVPFCLASFGYHGNIAGLNQYYAGDRRQVGKALIFGTSLALVIYLFWLTATMGNLPRAEFPAIIAQGGDIEALLEALHNHLPAGGLQLLMNVFSHFAVLCSFLGVTSGLFDFIADRLKLGRSFLQRLKVCALTFLPPLLASLWFPDGFLAAIGYAGLLATVWAVFIPAFLAIKARQKFAPGVAHSRWEKIIIVTVIAFGTVNLAAWLLNKASLLPLYQ, from the coding sequence ATGACAGATTCGGCCATTTCCTCGCATCGCCCCTCAGTATGGTGGGGTGCCATGATTATCTGCGGCACGGTAGTGGGGGCGGGCATGTTTACCCTGCCGGTAGTGATGGCCGGGGCATGGTTTGGCTGGTCGGTTTTAGTCCTGCTGGGCAGCTGGGCAAGCATGCTCTTTTCAGGTCTGCTGTTTCTGAAGGCTGCCCGCTATTACAAGCCCGGTGAAGGCTACAACACGCTTACCCACGACCTGTTGGGCCGACGATGGGCAGCGATTAACGCGATCAGCATTCTGTTTGTGCTCGGTATCCTCACCTATGCCTATATATCAGCCAGCGGTCCGGTCTATCAGCACTCGTTAAACCTGGCGGGCCTGTCGGTCACCCAGGGCGAGGCGAAGATACTGCTGACCTGCTGCGTGGGGGCGGTGGTCTGTCTGGGAACGAAAGAGGTCAGCCGCCTGATGACCTTCTGTCTGTTAGCCAAAATCGTACTGCTGGTGATCCTCTTCGGCGGCTTACTGATGCAGGTGAAACTGCCGGTACTCCTTAACAGCGAAGGGGCCTCTGCCGCTTACTGGCCCTACGTTTTAGCCGTGGTGCCGTTCTGCCTCGCGTCGTTTGGCTACCACGGCAATATTGCGGGACTTAATCAGTACTACGCAGGCGATCGCAGGCAGGTAGGGAAAGCCCTTATTTTTGGCACATCGCTGGCGCTGGTTATCTACCTGTTCTGGCTGACCGCGACGATGGGAAATTTGCCCCGCGCTGAATTTCCGGCGATTATCGCCCAGGGGGGAGATATTGAGGCCCTGCTGGAGGCGCTGCACAACCACCTTCCGGCGGGTGGGCTTCAGCTGCTGATGAATGTTTTTTCTCACTTTGCCGTTCTCTGCTCTTTCCTCGGCGTCACCTCCGGGCTGTTTGATTTCATCGCCGACCGGTTAAAACTGGGGCGCTCGTTTCTGCAACGGCTGAAGGTCTGCGCGCTAACCTTTTTACCCCCGCTGCTGGCTTCGCTGTGGTTCCCCGACGGTTTCCTTGCCGCCATTGGCTATGCGGGCCTGCTGGCGACCGTCTGGGCTGTTTTTATCCCCGCATTCCTGGCGATCAAGGCCCGGCAGAAATTCGCGCCGGGCGTGGCGCACAGCCGGTGGGAAAAAATAATCATCGTTACCGTCATCGCTTTTGGTACAGTAAATCTCGCGGCCTGGCTTTTGAACAAAGCCAGCCTGCTGCCGCTTTATCAGTAA
- a CDS encoding OsmC family protein codes for MTIHKKGQAHWEGDIKKGKGTITTESGALKEQPYGFNTRFEGKPGTNPEELIGAAHSACFSMALSLMLGNEGYVPESIDTVANVSLDKVGDGFKITKIALESQVKLPGIDSETFDKIINQAKQGCPVSQLISAEITLDYKLN; via the coding sequence ATGACCATTCATAAGAAAGGGCAGGCACACTGGGAAGGCGATATTAAAAAAGGCAAAGGCACCATCACCACCGAAAGCGGTGCGCTGAAAGAGCAGCCTTATGGTTTCAATACTCGCTTTGAAGGCAAACCCGGTACTAACCCTGAAGAACTGATTGGTGCCGCTCATTCGGCCTGTTTTTCCATGGCGCTTTCACTGATGCTGGGCAACGAAGGTTATGTGCCTGAAAGCATTGATACCGTGGCGAATGTCTCACTGGATAAAGTCGGTGACGGCTTCAAAATTACCAAAATTGCGCTGGAAAGCCAGGTTAAACTGCCGGGTATCGACAGCGAAACGTTTGATAAAATCATCAATCAGGCCAAGCAGGGCTGTCCGGTGTCTCAGCTGATTAGCGCTGAAATCACGCTGGATTATAAGCTGAACTAA
- a CDS encoding DUF2158 domain-containing protein: MFTQGDIVQSKTGGPKMVVLQAGDITLTCARVDDADRKAIEVAADSVNPYHEEGDFGVC; encoded by the coding sequence ATGTTTACGCAAGGCGATATCGTTCAGTCTAAAACCGGCGGCCCTAAGATGGTTGTTTTGCAGGCAGGGGATATCACCCTGACCTGCGCACGCGTTGATGATGCCGACAGAAAAGCCATTGAGGTGGCCGCCGATTCGGTTAATCCGTATCACGAAGAGGGCGACTTCGGCGTGTGCTGA
- the pepT gene encoding peptidase T has translation MPQRLAEQLTTRFYRYLAVTSQSNAAATTLPSTPGQHDMAQLLASELRTMGLRDVVIDEFATVTAVKPGNCPSAPRIGFITHIDTVDVGLSPHIHPQTLRYEGKDLCLNAGQDIWLRREEHPEIEAYQGQEIIFSDGTSVLGADNKAAVTVVMTLMENLQDAPHGDIVVAFVPDEEIGLRGAKALDLERRFKVDFAWTIDCCELGEVVYENFNAASAELLFTGVTAHPMSGKGVLVNPLLMALDYIGHFDRHETPEHTEGREGYVWFNEMTANASEARVKASIRDFDLCAFEQRKQTMADIAAQIAAQYPTGEVSLHISDTYSNISNAIGEDRRAIDLLLTALEQLDIVPKITPMRGGTDGAALSAKGLLTPNFFTGAHNFHSKFEFLPVPSFVKSYLVAEKLCLLAAQDSR, from the coding sequence ATGCCGCAGCGCCTGGCTGAACAGCTTACCACCCGTTTTTATCGCTACCTTGCCGTCACCAGCCAGAGCAATGCCGCGGCGACGACGCTGCCGAGCACGCCCGGGCAGCATGATATGGCCCAGCTGCTGGCCAGCGAGCTGCGAACGATGGGCCTGCGGGACGTTGTTATCGACGAATTCGCCACGGTCACCGCCGTCAAGCCCGGCAACTGCCCGTCTGCGCCGCGCATCGGCTTTATCACCCATATTGATACGGTTGACGTCGGCCTCTCGCCTCATATTCATCCGCAGACGCTGCGCTATGAGGGTAAGGATCTCTGCCTGAACGCCGGGCAGGATATCTGGCTGCGCCGGGAGGAACACCCGGAGATCGAGGCTTATCAGGGACAGGAGATTATTTTCAGCGACGGCACCAGCGTGCTGGGCGCGGACAATAAAGCGGCGGTCACCGTGGTGATGACGCTGATGGAAAATCTGCAGGATGCGCCGCACGGTGATATCGTCGTCGCCTTCGTGCCGGATGAAGAGATTGGCCTGCGCGGCGCTAAGGCGCTGGATCTGGAGCGCCGCTTTAAGGTTGACTTCGCCTGGACCATTGACTGCTGCGAGCTGGGCGAAGTGGTCTATGAGAACTTCAACGCCGCATCGGCTGAACTCCTGTTTACCGGGGTGACGGCACATCCCATGTCCGGTAAAGGGGTGCTGGTTAACCCTCTGCTGATGGCCCTGGACTATATCGGTCATTTTGATCGCCACGAAACACCAGAGCATACCGAGGGGCGCGAGGGTTACGTGTGGTTCAACGAGATGACCGCCAACGCCAGTGAGGCACGGGTGAAAGCGTCGATTCGTGACTTCGACCTTTGTGCCTTTGAGCAGCGCAAGCAGACGATGGCCGACATCGCAGCACAGATTGCCGCACAGTATCCCACGGGCGAGGTCAGCCTGCACATCAGCGATACCTACAGCAATATCAGCAACGCGATCGGGGAAGATCGACGGGCGATCGATCTGCTGCTGACGGCGCTGGAACAGCTGGATATTGTCCCTAAAATCACCCCGATGCGCGGCGGCACCGATGGGGCCGCGTTATCCGCCAAAGGCCTGCTGACCCCTAATTTCTTCACCGGCGCGCATAACTTCCACTCAAAGTTTGAGTTTTTGCCGGTGCCCTCCTTCGTCAAATCATACCTGGTCGCGGAGAAGCTCTGCCTGCTGGCTGCTCAGGATAGCCGTTGA
- a CDS encoding transporter substrate-binding domain-containing protein has product MKKLNALFVVAGLITSMSAAADTLRFGLESEYPPFESRNAAGELQGFDIELGKAVCQAGNFSCSWVESSFDALIPALAARKFDAINSAMNITEARLKSIGFTRPIYRIPSQLISRKGAGLAPDVAALKGKTIGVLQGSVQETFARKHWESQGVTITAYQDQNQVYNDLLAGRLDGTLVMSAAGQSGFLDKPQGQAYGFAGKPVEDSQILGVGIGFGLRKDDVRLKQQLDAAIAKVQAEGTVTRLAAKFFPGIDVAVK; this is encoded by the coding sequence ATGAAGAAGCTGAATGCACTGTTTGTGGTTGCGGGCCTGATCACCTCGATGTCTGCCGCAGCGGATACGCTGCGGTTTGGGCTGGAGTCGGAATATCCCCCGTTCGAGAGTCGCAACGCGGCGGGCGAATTACAGGGATTTGATATTGAACTGGGAAAAGCGGTCTGCCAGGCGGGGAATTTTTCCTGTAGCTGGGTGGAAAGCAGCTTTGATGCGCTGATCCCGGCGCTGGCGGCCAGGAAGTTTGATGCGATCAACTCGGCGATGAATATCACCGAGGCGCGGTTAAAAAGCATTGGTTTTACCCGCCCAATCTATCGTATTCCCAGTCAGCTGATCAGCCGCAAAGGGGCAGGGCTTGCGCCTGACGTTGCGGCGTTAAAGGGCAAAACGATCGGCGTATTGCAGGGTTCCGTACAGGAAACCTTTGCCAGGAAACACTGGGAATCGCAGGGGGTAACCATAACCGCTTATCAGGATCAGAATCAGGTCTATAACGACCTGCTCGCGGGCCGCCTGGACGGCACGCTGGTGATGTCAGCCGCGGGTCAGTCCGGCTTTCTTGATAAGCCTCAGGGCCAGGCCTATGGCTTTGCGGGTAAACCGGTGGAAGACTCGCAGATACTGGGTGTCGGCATAGGATTTGGCCTGCGCAAAGACGACGTCAGGCTGAAACAGCAGCTGGATGCGGCCATCGCCAAGGTGCAGGCTGAGGGTACCGTTACCCGTCTGGCGGCGAAGTTCTTCCCCGGCATTGATGTTGCGGTGAAATAA
- a CDS encoding methionine aminotransferase — MTILSAVPQRSKLPDVGTTIFSVIGQLSAQHKAINLSQGAPDFPCDRALIESVTRAMEQGHNQYAPMTGLLSLKEALADKVKTLYGQQYDTDSEVLITASASQGLYAAIGGLVHAGDEVIFFEPAFDSYAPVVRLQGATPIGLKLHLPDFTINWDEVQAAITPRTRMIIINTPHNPSAQVLSPEDLDQLARLLRHTDIVVLSDEVYEHILFDGRQHQGMATHAELAQRSVIVSSFGKTFHVTGWRVGYCLAPAELMTELVRVHQFMMYAADTPMQVAFSEYLRHPDNYLGLGAFYQHKRDLLASLLKASPFRLLPSAGSFFMLASYAEFSDLPDSEMVKKLIVEYGVATIPLSAFYTDGTDNKLIRLSFAKDEATLRAGAQALCQVKPR, encoded by the coding sequence ATGACTATCCTCTCAGCCGTACCTCAGCGATCGAAACTGCCGGACGTCGGTACGACCATCTTCTCGGTGATAGGCCAGCTTTCGGCGCAGCATAAGGCGATAAATCTCTCGCAGGGCGCGCCGGATTTTCCCTGCGATCGCGCACTGATTGAGAGTGTTACCCGCGCGATGGAGCAGGGACATAATCAGTACGCGCCGATGACCGGGCTGCTGTCGCTAAAGGAGGCGCTGGCCGACAAGGTTAAGACCCTCTATGGGCAGCAGTACGATACCGACAGCGAAGTGCTGATTACCGCCAGCGCCAGTCAGGGGCTTTACGCCGCGATCGGCGGACTTGTCCACGCCGGAGACGAAGTGATTTTTTTCGAGCCGGCCTTCGACAGCTACGCCCCGGTGGTGCGGCTGCAGGGGGCTACGCCGATTGGGCTGAAGCTGCATCTGCCTGATTTTACGATCAACTGGGATGAGGTGCAGGCAGCTATCACGCCGCGGACCCGAATGATTATTATCAATACGCCGCACAATCCCAGCGCCCAGGTGCTCAGCCCTGAGGATCTCGACCAGCTGGCGCGGCTTCTGCGCCATACCGACATCGTGGTGCTTTCCGACGAGGTATATGAACATATCCTCTTCGACGGGCGTCAGCATCAGGGCATGGCAACCCATGCCGAACTGGCGCAGCGCAGCGTTATCGTCTCATCGTTTGGGAAAACCTTTCACGTCACCGGCTGGCGCGTGGGCTACTGCCTGGCACCCGCCGAACTGATGACCGAGCTGGTCAGGGTGCATCAGTTTATGATGTACGCCGCGGACACACCCATGCAGGTGGCTTTTTCAGAATACCTTCGTCATCCTGATAACTATCTGGGGCTGGGGGCGTTTTACCAGCATAAGCGCGATCTGCTGGCTTCGCTGCTGAAGGCGTCACCTTTCCGCCTGCTGCCGTCGGCGGGATCCTTTTTTATGCTGGCAAGCTATGCAGAATTCAGTGACCTGCCGGACAGTGAAATGGTCAAAAAGCTGATTGTCGAATACGGCGTGGCGACCATCCCACTCTCGGCCTTTTATACCGACGGCACCGACAATAAATTAATCCGTCTCTCGTTCGCTAAAGATGAAGCCACACTGCGCGCGGGCGCCCAGGCGCTGTGCCAGGTAAAGCCGCGCTAA
- a CDS encoding LysR substrate-binding domain-containing protein, whose amino-acid sequence MPRRPLPLNAIHAFIVTARHLNLTHAARELCITQGAVSRKIAALENWLGFPLFERHARGLRLTVQGSSLLPSFKSGFEQIAQAAEQASTRHTTLRLKAPTCAMRWLVPRLVALEQARPELHVALTTTVDHGSGLGHFDAAILYGAPSVAGYRLFDEVLTPVMAPSLLPAGGLSFEDLTRFTFLHPTADGRDWALWLAGRRQALMMKRNQHFDTMDLAIGAAIQGFGVTIADITLIQSDLAMGRLVAPFRETVKTGAVYSLIQRPEEEAPPQLAEVVAWLCQQP is encoded by the coding sequence ATGCCCCGTCGTCCGCTGCCGTTAAACGCCATTCATGCCTTTATTGTGACTGCACGCCACCTTAATTTAACCCACGCGGCACGGGAGCTCTGTATTACCCAGGGGGCGGTGAGCCGTAAAATAGCCGCGCTGGAGAACTGGCTGGGGTTCCCTCTCTTCGAGCGGCACGCCCGTGGGTTAAGGCTGACCGTGCAGGGCAGCAGCCTGCTTCCCTCTTTCAAAAGTGGATTTGAACAGATCGCACAGGCCGCTGAGCAGGCCAGCACCCGGCATACGACCCTGCGCCTTAAGGCACCCACCTGTGCCATGCGCTGGCTGGTACCACGGCTGGTGGCGCTGGAGCAGGCCCGTCCCGAACTCCATGTGGCGCTGACCACCACGGTTGACCACGGCTCAGGCCTGGGACATTTTGATGCTGCGATCCTTTACGGCGCACCGTCGGTGGCGGGCTACCGTCTGTTTGACGAGGTGCTGACGCCGGTGATGGCCCCCAGTTTACTGCCCGCAGGCGGCCTGTCGTTCGAAGATTTAACCCGTTTTACCTTTCTGCATCCTACCGCCGATGGCCGGGACTGGGCGCTGTGGCTGGCCGGGCGGCGTCAGGCGCTGATGATGAAGCGCAACCAGCATTTCGACACCATGGATCTGGCGATCGGTGCGGCGATCCAGGGGTTTGGCGTGACGATAGCCGATATCACGCTGATCCAGTCCGATCTGGCGATGGGCCGGCTGGTGGCACCCTTTCGCGAAACGGTGAAGACGGGCGCGGTCTACAGTCTGATCCAGCGCCCGGAGGAAGAGGCGCCACCCCAGCTTGCGGAAGTGGTGGCGTGGCTGTGTCAACAGCCTTAG
- a CDS encoding methyl-accepting chemotaxis protein, which produces MRLLKDFTVRSVMLWVLGLFCLLWLGVGLYSVYSLSSVGKGNEVDRLLVNQMTTLSKGNDQYFRFITRLTRAIESRQAGSASAAADMASAQKALDSMAAQLASFKAEAPGPLSPAYASTVIASWQKLLDEGVLPQMHLAQQPSLDEFRHHAASVTPALSRGFGVTVDKFNVAAGEKLDITRVTVDHLTRVTKTVIVLAVIIGLLILLFTDRYLVNILVRPLEGIRQHFRQIAEGDLSQPIDDIGRNCVGKLVPLLREMQESLRNAVSAIRQGTDSIYRGATEISSGNNDLSSRTEQQAAALEETAASMEQLTATVKLNADNAHQASELAQNASVTAGKGGRLVADVVTTMKGITDSSNKIAEITSVINSIAFQTNILALNAAVEAARAGEQGRGFAVVASEVRNLAQRSAGAAKEIETLIADSVSRIDSGSRLVGEAGSTMDEMLKSVAEVTEIMKQIASASEEQSKGISQVGTAITEMDSVTQQNASLVEQVSAAASSLERQTEELTLSVSRFRLSAGTDDDRRAPPAVRVTPVKPVSAARSVAAADEWVSF; this is translated from the coding sequence ATGAGATTGTTAAAAGATTTTACCGTCCGAAGCGTTATGCTGTGGGTGCTCGGCCTGTTCTGCCTGTTATGGCTGGGGGTCGGATTGTACAGCGTCTATTCCCTCAGCTCGGTAGGCAAAGGGAATGAGGTCGATCGCCTGCTGGTAAACCAGATGACCACCCTCAGTAAGGGTAACGACCAGTATTTCCGCTTTATCACCCGCCTTACCCGCGCCATTGAATCACGCCAGGCTGGCAGTGCCTCTGCCGCAGCGGATATGGCTTCCGCGCAGAAGGCGCTCGACAGCATGGCGGCGCAGCTTGCCAGTTTCAAAGCCGAAGCGCCCGGCCCCCTCAGCCCGGCCTACGCCAGCACAGTGATCGCCAGCTGGCAGAAACTGCTGGATGAGGGCGTTCTGCCGCAGATGCACCTCGCCCAGCAGCCGTCTCTGGACGAATTTCGTCATCATGCTGCCAGCGTCACGCCGGCACTGAGCCGCGGGTTTGGCGTAACCGTGGATAAATTTAACGTCGCAGCCGGGGAAAAGCTGGATATCACCCGCGTCACGGTCGATCATCTGACCAGGGTAACCAAAACGGTCATTGTTCTGGCCGTCATAATTGGTCTGCTAATTTTGCTGTTTACTGACCGTTACCTCGTCAATATTCTGGTGCGTCCGCTGGAGGGCATTCGCCAGCACTTTCGGCAGATTGCCGAAGGCGATTTGAGCCAGCCCATTGACGATATTGGCCGTAACTGCGTCGGTAAACTGGTGCCCCTGCTGCGAGAGATGCAGGAGAGCCTGCGTAACGCGGTTAGCGCAATTCGCCAGGGTACCGACAGTATTTATCGCGGCGCGACGGAAATTTCATCCGGTAATAACGATCTCTCCTCACGTACCGAACAGCAGGCGGCGGCGCTGGAAGAGACGGCGGCAAGCATGGAACAGCTGACGGCCACGGTGAAGCTCAACGCCGATAATGCCCACCAGGCCAGCGAACTGGCGCAGAACGCGTCGGTTACCGCCGGGAAAGGTGGCAGGCTGGTCGCGGATGTGGTCACCACCATGAAAGGCATCACCGACAGTTCGAATAAAATCGCAGAAATCACCAGCGTGATTAACAGTATTGCCTTCCAGACCAATATCCTCGCGCTGAACGCCGCCGTCGAAGCCGCGCGGGCCGGTGAGCAGGGGCGTGGTTTTGCCGTTGTGGCCAGCGAAGTACGTAATCTGGCGCAGCGCAGCGCAGGTGCGGCGAAGGAGATTGAAACGCTGATCGCAGACTCCGTGAGCCGCATCGACAGCGGATCACGTCTGGTCGGCGAGGCCGGAAGTACCATGGATGAGATGCTGAAATCAGTCGCCGAAGTCACGGAGATCATGAAACAGATCGCCTCGGCCTCGGAAGAGCAGAGCAAAGGGATCTCACAGGTCGGCACCGCCATTACTGAAATGGATAGCGTCACCCAGCAGAATGCCTCGCTGGTTGAACAGGTCTCTGCCGCCGCCAGCTCGCTGGAACGCCAGACCGAGGAGCTGACGCTCTCCGTCTCCCGATTCCGGCTTTCTGCCGGAACGGATGACGATCGTCGCGCGCCGCCGGCGGTCAGAGTCACGCCGGTGAAGCCCGTCTCTGCCGCCAGGTCAGTTGCCGCCGCCGATGAGTGGGTCTCTTTCTAA